GACAAGATGATTGAGAGAATCGGTATATTCCCGCGCTGAATTCACTGCATCCTGTGCCTTACGAAGCTTGGCTGCCGAGACAAGCTTCATTGCATAGGTAATCTTTTTTGTATTCTGAACGGAACGAATCCGTCTCTTAATATCTTTTAGACTTGCCACACTCTCTCCGTACATTCACTCCTTGCTTGGACCCGACAAGCTGCCGAATCTCAAAGCCACGAGCTTGAATCCTCTTCCGTGACGTTCTCTCCGTTGGGCTCCCCGGATCACACCGCCGCTGCAGCGCCGTTATCCGGCTGATACTTTCCCACGGCAGATTCTCCTCCTGATTCGTTGAGGCTACCATGGTCGCTTGAACCACTTAGACTTCCCGCCTTAAACTCTTTCACGAACTCACTAAAGACTTCATCGAGCTGAGTTGTCACTTCATCATCTAACGCTTTTTTCTCCTTCAGCGTGTTCAACAACTGAGAATGACTGGAACGAAGATGTTGATGTAAGGCTTTTTCAAAGGAACGAATCTGGCTTACCTCGAGATCATCAACATGACCCATATTGACAGCCAGAATGGAAATCACCTGATCAATCACGTTCATCGGCTCGTATTGATCTTGTTTCAGGATCTCAACTAGACGCTCTCCACGAGCAAGCTGTGCTTGCGTTGCTGCATCAAGGTCTGAACCGAACTGAGCAAAGGCTTGCATCTCACGGTATTGGGCGAGGTCGAGGCGCAATGTTCCAGCAACTTTTTTCATCGCCTTGATTTGAGCAGCTCCTCCAACTCGAGAAACGGAGATTCCCACGTTCACCGCAGGTCGAACACCAGAGTTAAAAAGGTCTGTCTCAAGGAATATCTGACCATCAGTAATCGAAATAACGTTCGTCGGGATATATGCCGATACATCACCTTCTTGCGTTTCGATAACGGGTAGGGCTGTCAGTGAGCCTCCTCCAAGATCATCACTCAACTTTGCTGCTCGCTCGAGCAATCGGGAGTGAAGATAGAAAACATCTCCTGGGTATGCTTCACGCCCAGGAGGTCTTCGAAGAAGGAGAGACATTGCTCGGTATGCCACGGCATGCTTTGAAAGGTCGTCGTAAACGATCAATGCGTGTTGCCCCTTGTCCATGAAGTACTCACCAATTGCACATCCAGTGTACGGTGCAAGAAACGAGAGTGGCGCCGGCTCAGAGGCAGTTGCAGCGACAACGATGGTGTGCTTAAGCGCATCGTGCTCGCGCAGCTTCTCGACCACTTGGACTACCGAGGAACGCTTCTGTCCAATTGCCACATAAATACAAACAACACCGGTGTCTTTCTGATTGATGATGGTATCAAGGGCGATGGCGGTTTTTCCCGTCTTCTTATCGCCGATAATAAGCTCCCGTTGACCTCTTCCAATGGGAGTCATCGAATCGATTGACTTAATCCCCGTCTGGAGTGGCTCATGTACGGACTTTCTCTGAACAATACCTGGTGCCTTTATCTCAATCCGTCGAGTCTCTTTACAATCAGCATCACCAAGGCCGTCGATAGGATTTCCAAGCGCATCAACAACTCTGCCTAAGAGGGCTTCTCCAACAGGAACGCTTGCAATCTCCTGCGTTCGCTTCACCGTTGATCCTTCTTCAACCTTTCGAGTTTCGCCCATAAGAACCACACCAACGCGGTCCTCTTCGAGGTTAAGTACAATCCCTTGCACTCCGCCATCGAGCTCAACCAGCTCTCCCATTGAGGCAGAACGAAGCCCATGCACAAAGGCAACTCCGTCTGAAACAGAGATGACAGTCCCCGTCTCAGCAACATCCTGAGTAGGGGTAAAGCTCTGTATACGCTCTTTTAAAATCCGACTAATTTCTTCCGCACTTACACTCATTTTGTTTCTCACTCCTATCGGTAAAAACTTTCTCTCTTTCGGGAACTCACCCGTCTCTTAAAATCTTCCTCAACCAAGCAACGCACTGCGCGCTGTCTGAATTGCACCATATACAGAACCATCAAGTTCTCGGTCTCCACACCGCACCACTACTCCTCCGATCAGAGAGGCATCGACCTCCCACTTTATTTGAGAAAGTCCTGTTGATGCGCTTCGGACTGTCTTCTCAATACGGGACTGCTCATCAGAATCCAGCTCCTGTGCTGAGATAATAGTAATATCGAGTTCTTGTCGAAGTTGTCTGAGGAGCGCAGAGAACGACTTTGCAATCTCACTCACCCCAGCAAGCCTTGAATTCTCGTCAATCACAACAAGAAAGCGAGCAAAATTGTCCGCCGGCTCAACCCCTGCATCTTGAGCGACTCGCTCGCCAATTTCAAGAAGCGCCGTTCGCTTTTCAGATGCCAACACCGCTGGATT
This region of bacterium genomic DNA includes:
- a CDS encoding F0F1 ATP synthase subunit alpha, translating into MSVSAEEISRILKERIQSFTPTQDVAETGTVISVSDGVAFVHGLRSASMGELVELDGGVQGIVLNLEEDRVGVVLMGETRKVEEGSTVKRTQEIASVPVGEALLGRVVDALGNPIDGLGDADCKETRRIEIKAPGIVQRKSVHEPLQTGIKSIDSMTPIGRGQRELIIGDKKTGKTAIALDTIINQKDTGVVCIYVAIGQKRSSVVQVVEKLREHDALKHTIVVAATASEPAPLSFLAPYTGCAIGEYFMDKGQHALIVYDDLSKHAVAYRAMSLLLRRPPGREAYPGDVFYLHSRLLERAAKLSDDLGGGSLTALPVIETQEGDVSAYIPTNVISITDGQIFLETDLFNSGVRPAVNVGISVSRVGGAAQIKAMKKVAGTLRLDLAQYREMQAFAQFGSDLDAATQAQLARGERLVEILKQDQYEPMNVIDQVISILAVNMGHVDDLEVSQIRSFEKALHQHLRSSHSQLLNTLKEKKALDDEVTTQLDEVFSEFVKEFKAGSLSGSSDHGSLNESGGESAVGKYQPDNGAAAAV
- the atpH gene encoding ATP synthase F1 subunit delta gives rise to the protein MKSIDEKIAAKYARALFESFELEQLDNVEKALESFCSVWSEAASVREILLNPAVLASEKRTALLEIGERVAQDAGVEPADNFARFLVVIDENSRLAGVSEIAKSFSALLRQLRQELDITIISAQELDSDEQSRIEKTVRSASTGLSQIKWEVDASLIGGVVVRCGDRELDGSVYGAIQTARSALLG